The following are encoded in a window of Clostridium thermarum genomic DNA:
- a CDS encoding distal tail protein Dit — translation MLKFIFDGKDSYEDYGILISKRPSIPSSARRVSYIDIPGRHSKLRYDEEAFDDITILVECVVKSMGSLQGKIDAIKAWLFGANEGDLIFSFQPDKRYRAQVVNAIEFGQVYRYTSRFPIVFNCRPFKYAVQNNLLTITESGSFITNPGTIKSEPVISVYGSGDMELTVGSEVILLKEISDKIILNSVLQDAYDEEGLSLNFKMKGEFPHLEIGLNKISWTGNVQKIEVLPNWRWL, via the coding sequence GTGCTTAAATTCATATTTGATGGAAAAGACAGTTACGAGGACTATGGCATTCTAATCAGTAAGCGTCCAAGCATCCCTTCTTCTGCACGAAGGGTCAGTTATATAGATATTCCAGGAAGGCATTCAAAGCTTAGATACGATGAAGAAGCCTTTGACGACATTACCATTTTGGTAGAATGCGTGGTTAAAAGCATGGGCTCTCTGCAAGGAAAGATTGATGCTATCAAAGCATGGTTGTTTGGCGCAAATGAGGGTGATTTGATTTTCAGTTTTCAGCCAGATAAGCGTTACCGGGCTCAGGTAGTTAATGCCATAGAATTTGGGCAGGTATACAGATATACTTCAAGATTTCCAATTGTCTTTAATTGCAGACCTTTCAAATATGCCGTGCAAAACAATCTGCTAACGATTACAGAAAGTGGCAGCTTTATCACTAACCCTGGAACCATAAAGAGCGAGCCAGTGATCAGTGTTTATGGAAGTGGAGATATGGAGCTGACAGTTGGTTCTGAGGTAATCTTACTAAAAGAGATTTCAGATAAAATTATTCTAAACTCTGTTCTTCAGGATGCTTATGACGAGGAAGGACTAAGTCTCAATTTCAAAATGAAAGGTGAATTTCCACACCTAGAAATAGGGCTCAATAAAATCAGCTGGACAGGAAATGTTCAGAAAATCGAAGTTTTACCGAATTGGCGGTGGCTCTAA